A window of Lonchura striata isolate bLonStr1 chromosome 2, bLonStr1.mat, whole genome shotgun sequence genomic DNA:
ACACAGCGACAGGGACACACCGACAGGGGATACACAGCGACAGGGACACATCGTGACATGGGACACACCGACAGGGACACACCGACAGGGACACATCGTGACAGGGACACATCGTGACAGGGACACATCGTGACATGGGACACACCGACAGGGACACACCGACAGGGACACAGCGACAGGGGATACACAGCGACAGGGACACATCGTGACAGGGACACATCGTGACAGGGACACACCGACAGGGACACATCGTGACATGGGACACACCAACAGGGACACATCgtgacagggacacacggacagggacaCATCGACAGGGACACATCGTGACAGGGACACATCGTGACAGGGACACAGcgacagggacacacggacagggacacacCCACAGGGACACATCGTGACAGGGACACACCCACAGGGACACACCCACAGGGACACATCGTGACATGGGACACACCGACAGGGGATACACTGACAGGGGATACACTGCGACAGGGACACACCGACAGGGACACATCGTGACATGGGACACACCTAACATGTGACACACCCCGACACATGACACACCCTGACATGTCACCCCCCCACCCATGTCACAGCACCCCGCTCTCTGAGGGGACactctggggtcccagcccgTGGTTCCCGCTTCCCGGGGGGATTTAGGAAATTCCGGCACCTCCTGGAGCTGTGACACCCCAGGGCCACACACGCCCGGCTGGATCAGTGCCACCAGTGTGTCCTGAGGCCACCAGCTGCGGGGGGacggggaggggacacagaCAGGGGACACGTCCTGTCCCACCCCTCACCCTGTCCCCCTCTGGCTGGGTGTTCTGGGAAGTGACAcccctgtccctggagcagGCTCCTCCCATGTCCCCGCTctggggtgggggtcccaggcTGGCCCCTCGTGGGGTTCCCCGGACACGGCGAGTGTCCGGCTGGGGCACGGGGCCGGCCTCTGTCCGGGTGATGTCCGGCCTCTGTCCGGGCTGATGTCCTGCCTCTGTCTGGGTGATGTCCAGCCTCTGTCCGGGCTGATGTCCGACCTCTCTCCGGGCTGGTGTCCGGCCTCTGTCCGGCTGATGTCCAGCCTCTGTCCGGGTGATGTCCAGCCTCTGTCCGGGCTGATGTCCAGCCTCTGTCCGTGCTGATGTCCGGCCTCTGTCCGGGTGATGTCCGGCCTCTGTCCGGGTGATGTCCTGCCTCTGTCCGGGTGATGTCCTGCCTCTGTCCGGGCTGATGTCCAGCCTCTGTCCGGGCTGATGTCCAGCCTCCATCCGGGCTGATGTCCAGCCTCTGTCCGGGTGATGTCCGGCCTCTGTCTAGGCTGATGTCCAGCCTCTGTCCAGGCTGATGTCCGGCCTCTGTCCGGGTGATGTCCGGCCTCTGTCCAGGCTGATGTCCAGCCTCTGTCCGGGTGATGTCCGGCCTCTGTCCGGGTGATGTCCGGCCTCTGTCCGGGCTGGTGTCCAGCCTCTGTCCGGGTGATGTCCGGCCTCTGTCCAGGCTGATGTCCAGCCTCCGTCCGGGCTGATGTCCGGCCTCCGCCGGGTGCCACCTCTGGTCCCcgtgctggcactggggaagATGCCGGCTGTGGGCGGGGGTCCCACAGCTGCAGAccccgggatggggatggggacaggccCCTCGCTCCCGGGAACtgcctccctccatccccagctgtccccacgAGCCCCAGGGACCCTGACGGGCTGCGGGCACTGCTGGGGGGACCTGGCCCTTATGGGGGCTCGCAGCTTGGGGGAGCCGGCCCTTGGGGGTCCCTCACAGCAGCCGGGCTcctccggcccggcccggcccagctcggggctggggacactccCGCAGCAGCCCGGGGCCGCCTGCTCCCCTTGGGGTGCAGCAGGGGAGCCCCAGCTCCCCAGGGGCAGCTGGACCCCCTTTGCTGTCACCCCCGGTGCTGTCACCCACGGTGCTGTCACCCCCGGTGTTGTCACTGCCTCCCCACCCACACCCCCGACAGCCCGAGGGCAGGGGGTGTCACCTCCCCCCGCCATCAGCCCCCGAGGCCCCAGGCAGCCCCGGGTGGAGTGGGCTTCCCTCCCTTCTcaccccctgcacccccagagctctggtccccctgggctggcagtggcCGCCCCGGGGTGTCCCGGTCACctcggggtgtccctgtccccagccctgtccccagcgGTGGGGTCGGGGTGAGCGGCGGGGGGCCaaggggggtctcaggggttgaGGGGTGGGGTCAGGGATGAGTGCCAGGGCTGCGGAGGGCAGGGGTGGGGTTGGGGGGATCAGAGGTGGTGCCAAAggtggggggctcagggatggggGGCTCAGTGATGGGGGGCTCAGAGATGGGGGGCTCAGGTATGGGGGGCTCAATGATGGGAGGCTCAATGATGGGGGGCTCGGGGAGCTCAGGgatggggggctcagggatggggggctcagggatggggggctcagggatgggaGATCAGGGATGGGAGGCTCAAGgatggggggctcagggatggggggctcagggatgggaGATCAGGgatggggggctcagggatggggGGCTCAGTGATGGGGGGCTCAGAgatggggggctcagggatggggGGCTCAATGATGGGAGGCTCAATGATGGGGGGCTCGGGGAGCTCAGGgatggggggctcagggatggggggctcagggatggggGCTCGGGGATAGGAGGCTCAGGgatggggggctcagggatggggggctcagggatggggggctcagggatggggGCTCGGGGATAGGAGGCTCAGGGAtgggggctcagggatgggaGATCAGGgatggggggctcagggatggggggctcagggatggggggctcagggatggggGCTCGGGGGGCGCAGGCAGCTGGCGAGGGAGGaggctccctgctccccacgcggccccggggctgcgggtCCCTGCTCGGGGCGGTCTGGGGGGTCGTGCCCCGGGGTCGTGCCCAAAGCCGCCGCCGGCTCAGCCCGCAGCCCCGTGCCGGTGCCCGCAGCCCGGGGCGATGGCGGGGGGCGCAGGGGCTGCGCTGCCGGCCCGGGAGCGAGGAAGGaagcggcgggcgcggggggccgggcgcggcgggggAAGTTTCTCCGCGGGACCGCCCGGGGCGGCGGAGGAGGCGGCCGCAgacttcctcctcttcctcctcctcctcttcgtcctgcTCTTCGTGctcctgccgccgccgccccggccccgcgcccgccgccgcgccaTGCCCCGGGGTGagtgcggggccggggcgggggcagGGCGGCGGGGAgggccgggggtcccgcggCCGGGGGTCCCGCGGCCGGGGGTCCGCGCCGGGCTCCCAGCGGGGCGGGAGGAGCCGCCTCTCGGGGCcagggcgggggcggcggcagAGGGACCCGCCCGGAGAGGGAGCGCGGGGATAACGGGACCGCCTGGGATAACGGAGCCGCCGGGGAGAACGGGGGTGGGATCGCGGAGCTCCGGGATAACGGGACCGGCGGGGGTAAGGGAGCCGTCAGGGATAACGGGACAGCCGGGGTAACGGGGGACCGGGGTGCCGCAGGAGCGGAGTTTTGGGTGGGAGCGGGCCCGGCAGCagccgggacagagcggggacagaAACCCCTCGGCGGGacccccgcccccggccccgcgcccacCGAATCCGCAGCCGCACCGctgcccgctcccggccccgcgctgcGGGGGCTGCGCTGACACCGGGGGGGGCTGCAGGcccgcgggacccccggccccTGTCCTGACCCACCGACCCCCTGCACTGACCCCCCGTCCCCTCCCTGCACTGACCCCCTGCACTGACCCCCCTGACCGACCCGCCGGCTCCCTCACTGCTCCCCACTGCTCTGCCCCCCCGACCCCCGTGCAATGACCACTGAGCTCCGCATTGACCAGCAGTGTGCTGACCCCACTgccccctgcactgccccctgcactgcccctgAAGTGACCCACTGccccctgcactgcccctgAAGTGACCCACTGccccctgcactgcccctgAAGTGACCCACTgccccctgcactgcccccactgccccttgcactgtccccactgccccctgccctgccccctGCACCGACTCCACTGccccctgcactgcccctgAAGTGACCCACTgccccctgcactgcccccctCAGTGTGACCCCAGCCATTCCCTGCAGGCCTGCCACACGTGTGCAGAgtgccagggctgtccctgctgctggggcGCCTGCCGTGGGTGCTTGCCATGGGGTGTCCCCTGGGGTCACTGGGTCACTCAGTCAGCGTGGGGCCACCCACGGGTCCCCCGGATGCTGTGGGCAGTGTGGATGTGTgccggggctgggggatgctgggctTCCTCCGCTTGGCTCGGGGCAAGGAGAAGCCGCTGGGCTACTGAGGCACCGTTTGTGGCCTATGGGGACAAGGTGTGGTGGGAGTGTGGTGAGAGGGGCCCACGGGGATGGGCTGTGGTGGGAGGGGGCTGGCCCGGGCACCAGGAGTGTCTGTGAGCAGTTGTGGAGGTGCTGGGCCGTGCTGGCCGCGGTGCAGGTGTGGGCTGTGCCCTCGTGCATGGAagtgggtttggtttggtttggtttggtttggtttggtttggtttggtttggtttggtttgctttgctttgctttgctttgctttggtttggctgtggcccagagAGGCACCAGGTTTGCCacccagcactgggacctgCTGGGGGACATGGAGCCTGGCCTGTCCTGCCTGACTCCatctctccatccatccatcatccatccatccatcatccatccatccatccatccatcatccatccatcatccatccatcatccatccatcatccatccatccatccatccatcatccatccatcatccatccatcatccatccatccatccatccatccatccatccatccatcatccatccatcatccatcaattcatccatccatcatccatccatcatccatcaattcatccatccatccatcatccatccatcatccatccatcatccatccatcatctatccatcatccatcatccatccatccatccatccatccatccatccatccatcatccatccatccagccatccatcatccatccatccatccatccatccatccatccatccatcatccatccatccatccatccatccatccatccatccatgattcatctatccatcatccatccatcatccatcatccatccatccatccatgatccatctatccatcatccatccctccatccatccatccatctgtccatcATCCATCcgtctgtccatctgtccatccgtCCCTCCACCTGCAGgatccctgtgctccagccctgtggctgtgggagcAGTGGCCAGGCCCAGGAGTGGCCACATCCCCCCGAGGGCCTGGATCCCCTCCAGCCCCGGAGCTCCGAGCTCTGGCAGCGCCTGGAGCTGAGGCCGAGGGCCGGGAGTGGCCGTGGCCATGGCGAGGGGCAGAGCGGGACCCGGCCTGGGAGGGAaataaaatgaggaaattaGTCACGCCAGCTGGAAAATGAGGGAAATCAAAATCCTCCGAGTCAGCATGGAAGTTATTTTAGCTGCCACGGCAGAGCCGGGGCCGAGCTGGGGGGGCCCTGGGGGGTCCCTGCATCCCCACCAGGGCCACGGACCCCCGTGGGGTCCCTGCCTGGGATTTAGAGATTTCAGCAGTTTTATTCAtttcctctttctgctgctgagcaggcTGCAGGGCACGAGTGCCCCAGTGACGGGGCTGGTgacccccggccctgggtgggcgcGGGCACGACCCTCGGGGAAGGGTGCCCGGGGAGGGGCgcccggggcagggcggggTGCTGGGGGCACGGTGGGGTGCGAGGTGCCCGAAGTGGGGcgtgccggggctgtggggcggGGAAGGGCTGGTGGGGCGGGCAGGGTCGGTTCAGGGAGGtcggggcagggctggggaccgTGGGACGGGGAGCTCACGGGGGCGGCTGCTCCACTTCCCCGGCGGAAAACCCCCGGGGGCTGCCCCGGCCGGGAGCGCTGGCAGAGGGTTTTGCTTCCCTTTTCTGCTGAAGAGATGAGTCGCTTTTCCCGTGCCAGGGGGTGGCGATGGGAGGGGGGACTCCGTGTGCCACCCACACCCCCTCGCCGcctgcccctctccccagcccccagACGCCATCCACCGCAGTGGAGCGTGGCCGGGGCGCGGGTGCCGAGCCCGGGGCTGGGCGCGGCCCCgtgctcccagccctccttCCCCGGGCCCGGGAAGGGGCCGGTGCCCCATGGGCTGTGTGCCCCGCGGGCTGTCCCTCAGCCCCACTCTGACCCCGGCATCCCGGGGCCAGGAGGGGTTAAATGTGCTGCCGGCCGCGGATCTGCCGGGAGAACAGAGCTGGCCTTGTGccggcagggcagggagctggcagcaggcgCTGGGGGCACACAGGGCCGAGGCACCCACCCAGGGTCCCCGGACCGGCCCATCCTGGCCCCGGGGCAGCGTGGTGCAGGGACACGGGtggcccccagcccctgcccggcaCCACGAGCGTGCCACCgggcagcccctggccctgccctggaacggggctcctgcctgccctcctgTCCCGtgtgggggacacagggacccaGGGCTCAGGAGGCAGGGCGCTGgtccctcctcatcctccctggGAAGACGAGTGTGAGTCAGGGGCTTGGCTGGGGCTGTGAcgtggtggctgtggctgcaaaCCTTGGCTGTGACAGGGCCGGAGCCCCCCTGGCACCACATCCCCTCCTCGGCACCCAGACAGACTCGGAGCTGCTGCGGGGGCTCTGCCCTGCACAAAGCCCCTCCTCAGCGAGGCATTTGCCCTGTGAGTGTGAGCCGTGCCCACGGGTCCCCTTGTTGTGCCATGGGCACCTCGTAcctggtgctggcagtgccagggctggcaggagcccgAACGCTCCTGTGTGAGCCCTCGGGCACCGTGGTGTGTGCCGTGGTGTGTGCCCAGGTTTGCTGAGTGCCGGTGACAAACCTGAGGACACTCTGGGGCTCTACACCCCCAGGGGTGCTGGGTGATGGAGAAGTGACCCCTGGCCTCTATCTAgtccctccttctcctcctcttcctcctctccattTCCCAGTGGTGATGCCCTTCATGGGCAGGAGTGTTTCCTCTGCaccgggatggggatgggaataggGGTGAAGatggggaggggatggggaggggataGGGATGGTTCCTGCCAGGTGCAGCTCATCCCAAGGTGCCCACAGTCAGTTTGGGCTCAGCATGAGCAGTGTGTGTCACGGCCCACTGTGGGATGGGCACAGGcccaggctggggctcaggGGTGCTTCGGGTCCAGACTGGGTCAGATGGGCCAAATGGGGCCTTGGGGTGACAGGGGCAGCTGTGTCCCcctccaggggctgccctggtaccccccagccctgggagccctGGGCCAAGGGATGGAGTGGCTGCAGGACAGAAGGGGCACAGGGGATGTGGGTGGCAGCTGTGCAAGGTGAATGTCGCTGAGGGTGGCCCTGTGCAGCCATGGAGGGACCCCAGACTCCCCTAGTTCTGATCCTGGTCCATGACCCTGAGCATGTTCctcccactgccctgctccagctcctcctgctccagctccttctcccaCTGTCCTGCTCTCCCTGATCCTGTCCCACTGTTTGATTCTGGTCCGTGCCCGTCACTCtcgtgctcctgctgccagcgcCCCGTCCTGCCCCTCccgcagcccagccctgcctgccggGCTGAGCGCCGGGGCCCGGCGGTGCGAGGGAACCTGCGGGCTGACTTTGCTCCCGGACCGGCGGCCAAGGGCCCGGCCGGTGTTCGCGGCCCCCGGGGACCCTGCAGGCGGCTTCCTGCGGGGTGGGGCCGGGGCCCCGCTGCTCCCCGGTCCCGCAGCAGGGATGCGGAGCCCTGCCCGCGGAAGCAGGCTTGCagcggggaaactgaggcacagcgCTGCGGGGCGTTCCTGGCAGCGCCCGGTGCCTGTCCCGGGGGTCgggcacagccaggcacagccgcaGGAAGCCGCGTGTCAGCGGGAAGAGGAAGAGCGACTTCCCCATGCGAGGGGCAGGGACGGGCCGGGGGCTCGGGCCGGGGGCTCGGGCCCTTCCCCGCCCCACCCCGAGGACTCAGCGGGCCCTGGCAGCGGGGACCCCCGCCCAGGGCTCCGGGACACTGCGGCTTCTCTGCCCCgcacctctgctccctgcctgtccctggcaCACGAGTGGGGTGCCCGTCCTCCCGCTGTGACCCCGTgggtgggcagcagctgccacgGCCGGATCGCGGGGGGAAAGGGGCTGCCGGCCCCAGGGTGGGCAGCTCCCCGCCCCAGCACcgtgggctgggcagggcttggcagcGCCTGGCTCCGgtcagcagcaggaaggggagCAGGATGCAGCCCGTAATGGGAATTGCAGAAGGAACCTGAGGAAGGAAGACGCGCGCCGGGATGGGGGATAAACACAGCTGCCGGAGCGGACGTTGGCTCGGGGGCCACCCAGCCACAGCGCCAGCCCGGCCTCTGCCCGCCGGGAGCATCACCAGCCCTGCCTGGTGCGGGCAGGATGGCGCTGGGACTGATGGTGATGGTGCACGGGCTGCCAGAGCCCCGGTAtgcccctgctccctgccctgctgccctccgTCCCGTTCTGAGCTGAGGCACAGCACGGGTGGCACAGCACGGGTGGCACAGCACGGGATGGCACAGCAtgggtggcacagcctggctgccatgcatgcagcaccctggggacaATGTGGTCCCCGTTCACGCTGGCTGTGGTGGCACACACGTGTCCCTGGGTCATGGCAGGCAGATCCCCATTGCAGGGTCTCTGTCAGGGGGATTTGCCTGCCTGGGAAGCTGATCTGGGCACTGGTCGGGTGGTGAACCAAGGGGGTGACCCCTGTGCAGCCTCCAGCCTGGGGGTGTCAGAGGGGGCCCACGCTGACCCAGCCCAGGAGCGTGCCCTCCCTGAGCCTGTTCTCTTCCCGCAGGCTGCTGAGGGGTCACCAGCACCGCCGGGATGCAGAGCATCAAGTGCGTGGTGGTGGGAGACGGGGCGGTGGGCAAGACCTGCCTGCTCATCTGCTACACCACCAACGCCTTCCCCAAGGAGTACATCCCCACCGTGTTCGACAACTACAGCGCCCAGAACACGGTGGACGGCAGGACTATTAACTTAAACCTGTGGGACACGGCTGGCCAGGAGGAGTACGACCGCCTGCGGACGCTTTCCTACCCCCAGACCAACGTCTTCATCATCTGCTTCTCCATCGCCAGCCCGCCCTCCTACGAGAACGTCAAGCACAAGTGGTACCCTGAGGtgtgccaccactgccccagCGTGCCCATCCTCCTCGTTGGCACCAAGAAGGATCTGAGGAACAACCCCGAGACCATGAAGCGGCTCAAGGAGCAGAACCAGGCGCCCATCACCACCCAGCAGGGCATCAGCCTGTCCAAGCAGATCCGCGCCGTCAAGTACCTGGAGTGCTCGGCGCTCAACCAGGAGGGCATCAAGGATGTGTTCACCGAGGCCGTGAGGGCCGTGCTCAACCCCGCCCCGGCCAAGCCCAAGAAGCCCTGCGTGCTCTTGTGACGGGGCTGAGAGACgatgctgcccctgcccccGGCGTCCCCCCACTCCTCCTGCCCCCCTGCCACCCCGTGCCTCCCCAGCCTCGGTGGGACGGGGCCGCCAGCCCAAAGCCGCCAGCTTGAATAATACAGACCTTGTTTGCACTAACtggccgcccgccccgcgggcaCCGCGCTCCCGTCCCGGCTGTCAGCGGCTGCTTTTGGTGACGCCTCTCCGGTCCTGGCACAGCAACGCTTCCTGAGAAGGGGATGGGCCAACCCCACTCCAGCCCTGAGCGCCCCGCGGGGACCTGCCACCCCGAGACCTCCATGGGGACCTGCCACTGCCACCCTCTACAccagctggggcacagggagtccccagcccctctgtgccagccctggcattTGCCCGGCCTGGAGCATcttgctggcactgccccacgCTGCCCCGGGATCCCcctggcagcaccaggggctcctggggggtgTTTGGGGTGAGCCCCACACCAGGgacctccagccctgctgagagcacagccagtgtggccagagcagagttcctgccctggctggtgctggagctCCACAGGGCAGCAGGACTCACCTGTAaccagctgcccccagagtcGCTTCTCCTGAAATAAAAACCTGCCCAGGCCCCCTGTGTCCTGTGCTCTGCCCCACGCACCCACCTTTCCTGGGCATGGGGACATGGGTGTCACTGGCccgacctgggctgggacccctcactgggccagggccgaGCTGAGGGTGCTTGTGGTGCCTGCCAGGGCTCTCTTCTGGGGTAACTGCCAGGGGAAGCTTGGGATGTCCCTGCCATAGCCCCACCGTCTCTGTGCCCAGCTGAGCTCCCACctgggggcttggggacattgAAGGGACAGCAACGGGGACAGTGCAGGGGGTGCCCATGGGGACATTGAACAGGAATGGGGACGCTGAGGATGGAGACACTGCAGGAATTGGCACACAGGTGGTGTCCCCACccaggcacccccagccccagtaCTGCCTCTGGAATGGCAGGTGGAGGGCAGAACCCTCTGTTCCCATGCCCAGGGGTGTCCTCGGTGTTCCCGTGTCCTGTGGCTGGCGATGGCAGCACCGAGGGACCAGTGGCATCCCCAGCCGCTCTCGCCACCCCCTCGCCATCCCCCGGCACGTGCTGGCGGGGGGCCAGGACCGGACACGGGCCCCTTGTCCGGCCCCGGGGCTTCCTGCAGGAAGGGCAGAGACCCGGCGCCCGCCACAAGCCGCCTTTGTTCCCTGCTCCCGTTTGCAGCCAGAGCCGGGCAGGCGTGGGCagcggggcaggctgggcagcggggcaggctgggcagtggggcaggctgggcagaggggcaggctgggcagaggggcaggctgggcagcggggcaggctgggcagtggggcagggtgggcagaggggcaggctgggcagaggggcaggctgggcagtggggcagggtgggcagaggggcaggctgggcaggctgggcaggctgggcagtggggcaggctgggcagtggggcaggctgggcagaggggcagtggggcaggctgggcagaggggcaggctgggcagaggggcagtggggcaggctgggcagcggggcaggctgggcagcaggacaggctgggcagcggggcaggctgggcagtggggcaggctgggcagcaggacaggctgggcagcggggcaggctgggcagtggggcaggctgggcagcaggacaggctgggcagcggggcaggctgggcagcaggacaggctgggcagcggggcaggctgggcagcaggac
This region includes:
- the RHOG gene encoding rho-related GTP-binding protein RhoG, which gives rise to MQSIKCVVVGDGAVGKTCLLICYTTNAFPKEYIPTVFDNYSAQNTVDGRTINLNLWDTAGQEEYDRLRTLSYPQTNVFIICFSIASPPSYENVKHKWYPEVCHHCPSVPILLVGTKKDLRNNPETMKRLKEQNQAPITTQQGISLSKQIRAVKYLECSALNQEGIKDVFTEAVRAVLNPAPAKPKKPCVLL